The Candidatus Kryptoniota bacterium genome contains a region encoding:
- a CDS encoding glycosyltransferase family 39 protein: MERVMRCGIRSRLLVIIAGFSVIELLLHLYTNMFAGYGIFRDELYYIACSKRLALGYVDQPPLSIYILTFSRFLFGDSIFAIRFLPAVASAFTVFFTGLTLNELKANTVAVVAASLSLIFSPIFLGMCTIFSMNAFDCLAWSALFYLTARLINTDNPKLWIAIGLLMGLGLLNKIDISWFCAGLLIGLLLTSQRKHLATFWPYLSGLIALLVFLPYIIWNATHNFADLEFIRNASALKYASVTRLDLITGQILENGPLTLPVWVAGIYFYFFTGIGNKFRLIGLIFLTTFLILFLNGHSKPEYLSPTITVLFAGGGMMVEKLTEMRYARWTRTAVPVFLLVGGIIGVPAALPILPVDTYIKYEKAMGLRPSTPEAHHLEELPQFYADMFGWENMARSVSNVYTSLPVDEQKRAIVFAINYGEAGAIDFFKNKYPLPNVICPHNNFWYWGYGDTTKDIVIAFGASREDFLKSFSSVTPAATIQSEYAIPYENNLPVFICRGIRVDIKEVWSKIKFFI, encoded by the coding sequence ATGGAAAGAGTAATGCGCTGTGGGATAAGATCCCGATTGCTCGTAATCATCGCAGGTTTTTCGGTAATAGAATTGCTCCTTCATCTATATACGAACATGTTTGCGGGTTACGGAATATTCCGCGACGAACTTTATTACATCGCGTGCAGTAAGCGACTCGCGCTCGGATACGTAGATCAGCCGCCTCTATCGATTTACATTTTGACGTTCAGCAGGTTTCTTTTTGGCGATTCAATTTTTGCAATCCGGTTTCTTCCAGCGGTCGCGTCCGCCTTCACGGTTTTCTTCACGGGATTGACTCTGAACGAGCTAAAAGCAAACACTGTCGCGGTGGTTGCCGCATCTCTCTCTCTGATATTCTCACCCATATTCCTCGGAATGTGCACGATCTTTTCGATGAACGCGTTTGATTGCCTTGCCTGGTCCGCCCTTTTCTACCTCACCGCGCGTTTGATCAACACCGACAATCCAAAACTCTGGATCGCCATCGGATTATTAATGGGGTTAGGTCTACTCAACAAGATAGATATCTCGTGGTTCTGCGCCGGTTTGTTAATCGGGCTTCTGCTTACCTCACAGCGAAAACATCTCGCGACATTTTGGCCTTACCTGTCCGGTCTGATTGCCTTATTAGTTTTCCTTCCTTACATCATTTGGAATGCGACTCACAATTTCGCCGACCTGGAATTCATCAGGAATGCGAGCGCGCTCAAATACGCCTCTGTGACCCGCCTCGACCTCATAACCGGACAGATTCTCGAGAATGGTCCGTTAACCCTACCTGTGTGGGTCGCCGGAATTTATTTTTACTTTTTTACCGGTATCGGAAATAAATTCAGACTCATCGGGCTGATTTTCCTGACCACATTCTTGATTCTCTTTTTGAACGGACACAGCAAACCCGAATATCTCTCCCCCACAATCACTGTTCTGTTTGCCGGAGGCGGAATGATGGTAGAAAAGTTAACGGAGATGAGATACGCTCGCTGGACCAGGACAGCGGTTCCTGTATTCCTGCTGGTAGGGGGAATCATCGGGGTTCCTGCTGCGCTCCCAATCCTGCCGGTTGATACATACATCAAATATGAAAAGGCGATGGGGCTAAGACCTTCGACACCCGAGGCACATCATCTTGAAGAGCTCCCTCAATTCTATGCAGATATGTTCGGCTGGGAAAACATGGCTCGATCTGTCTCGAATGTTTACACTTCTCTTCCGGTTGACGAACAGAAGCGTGCAATTGTTTTCGCAATAAACTATGGCGAAGCGGGCGCAATCGACTTCTTCAAGAATAAGTATCCGCTTCCCAATGTCATTTGTCCGCACAACAATTTTTGGTACTGGGGATACGGCGACACCACGAAAGACATCGTGATCGCTTTCGGCGCAAGTAGAGAGGATTTTCTCAAGTCCTTCTCATCCGTGACACCAGCCGCAACTATCCAATCTGAATACGCGATCCCTTATGAGAACAATCTGCCGGTTTTCATTTGTCGGGGAATCAGAGTCGACATAAAAGAGGTTTGGTCAAAGATCAAATTCTTTATTTGA
- a CDS encoding helix-turn-helix transcriptional regulator yields MDSIHLEAAAGLIAENLSNPGFGVAQLALALKVSETNLRESFARHFGERPHSFMRRVRMQRAFQLLRSGQTVEVVWRSVGYGSARAFRYAFKRVYGTTPGTVKSQVENNVVDVRTSQKGCDSLRCGNCGE; encoded by the coding sequence ATGGATAGCATCCATTTGGAGGCAGCAGCGGGATTGATAGCAGAAAACCTCTCCAATCCCGGGTTCGGAGTTGCGCAGCTGGCATTGGCGCTGAAGGTGAGCGAAACAAATCTTCGGGAATCTTTTGCCCGCCATTTCGGGGAGCGTCCACACTCATTCATGCGCAGAGTGCGCATGCAGAGGGCATTTCAGCTTCTCAGATCAGGACAAACTGTAGAAGTCGTATGGAGATCGGTCGGGTATGGGAGTGCCAGGGCGTTCAGGTACGCTTTCAAACGTGTTTACGGAACAACTCCGGGCACTGTCAAATCGCAAGTAGAGAATAATGTGGTAGATGTCAGGACTTCTCAGAAAGGTTGCGATTCACTCCGTTGTGGCAACTGCGGCGAGTGA
- a CDS encoding carbonic anhydrase yields MNRLIPIESKDDIPTRYRDTPIGLLLEYHNLDRPRDVYTSAELLIGMCMDNRKRLRIPDNFAFIIRDGGANLRYSEFKVSYAIGVGRVRSLALIGHNQCGMVNLVARKEQFLQGLVNNAGWKRQAAEDHFMQFAPMFEIGNEIDFTLSEVNRLRLRYPKILVAPLIYRIESGRLFLIQENHGG; encoded by the coding sequence ATGAATAGGTTAATTCCGATAGAATCGAAAGACGACATTCCGACTCGATATCGGGACACGCCGATCGGTTTGTTGCTGGAGTACCACAATCTGGACAGGCCGCGCGATGTTTACACCAGTGCGGAATTGTTGATTGGGATGTGCATGGATAACAGAAAGCGTCTTAGGATCCCCGATAATTTCGCCTTCATAATCAGGGATGGGGGAGCGAACCTGAGATACAGCGAATTCAAGGTATCCTATGCCATCGGAGTTGGAAGGGTAAGGAGTCTCGCCCTCATCGGACACAACCAGTGCGGAATGGTAAATCTTGTCGCACGAAAGGAGCAATTCCTGCAGGGACTTGTAAACAATGCCGGTTGGAAACGACAGGCAGCGGAGGATCACTTCATGCAGTTCGCACCCATGTTTGAAATCGGAAATGAAATAGACTTTACATTGAGTGAAGTCAATCGTCTCAGACTCCGTTACCCGAAAATCCTCGTCGCGCCATTAATATACCGGATCGAGAGCGGCCGACTGTTCCTCATTCAGGAGAATCACGGAGGGTAA
- a CDS encoding rubrerythrin family protein, which yields MAKTLKGTKTYNNLKEGFAGESQANRRYLYFARHADIEGYPDVAGVFRDTAEGETGHAFGHFDFLKEVGDPVTNVPVGDTKANLKSAVTGETYEYTEMYPGFAKTARSEGFEEIATWFETLARAEKSHAGRFTKALDTLGK from the coding sequence ATGGCAAAAACACTCAAGGGAACGAAGACTTACAACAACCTCAAGGAAGGTTTCGCGGGTGAGTCGCAGGCGAACCGGCGGTACCTTTATTTCGCGCGTCATGCAGACATCGAGGGCTATCCTGATGTCGCAGGCGTGTTCCGCGATACCGCCGAAGGTGAGACCGGGCACGCGTTCGGTCATTTCGATTTCCTGAAGGAGGTCGGCGACCCGGTGACGAACGTTCCGGTCGGCGACACGAAGGCCAACCTGAAATCTGCCGTCACCGGCGAGACGTATGAGTACACGGAAATGTATCCGGGATTTGCCAAGACGGCAAGGTCGGAAGGTTTCGAGGAGATCGCAACATGGTTCGAGACTTTAGCGCGAGCGGAGAAATCGCACGCGGGGAGATTCACGAAAGCTCTCGACACGCTTGGAAAATAA
- a CDS encoding anaerobic glycerol-3-phosphate dehydrogenase subunit C produces MAFDFNSTDFYDSVSFEKETGRIFDICNGCRLCFNLCPSFDYLFKRIDQLDGEMKDVNASDTEKVVELCYDCKLCYPKCPYTPPHNYMLDFPRLMLRGKAIAAKSHGVTFQDKLLSRTDLLGQISTKAAPLVNWSMTLKPFRILMEKTIGIHRERNLPRYSSRTFTSWYKHHKKSEPVRSDPPKVVLFHTCSVNYNDTDTGKAAIQVLEKNGIRVEVPQQKCCGMPFLDGGDIDGAKKHAEYNVKRLIDYVRNGYDVVTPGPSCTYLIKQEYPMLLESSDAKLLASRTFDIMEYLARLNKEGKLSTDFKTPQGEVTYHLPCHLKVQNIGFKSRDVLELIPDTKVEVVAKCSGHDGTWSLKKEYFPLSLEVGKPLFERFTNGSLAASDCPLAQLQIEKGSGKKPRHPVQILRDAYGLERDPKA; encoded by the coding sequence ATGGCATTTGATTTCAACTCGACAGATTTCTACGACAGCGTCTCGTTCGAAAAGGAGACCGGACGAATCTTCGACATTTGCAACGGCTGCCGACTCTGTTTCAATCTCTGCCCTTCTTTCGATTACCTCTTCAAAAGAATCGACCAGCTTGACGGGGAAATGAAGGACGTGAACGCAAGTGACACTGAAAAAGTGGTCGAACTCTGCTACGACTGCAAACTCTGTTATCCGAAATGTCCCTACACGCCGCCTCATAATTACATGCTCGATTTTCCGAGACTCATGCTGCGCGGAAAGGCGATCGCCGCAAAGAGCCACGGTGTTACATTTCAGGACAAGCTCCTGAGCCGCACAGACCTTCTCGGACAGATATCGACCAAGGCCGCGCCGCTCGTGAACTGGTCCATGACGCTGAAGCCATTCAGAATCTTGATGGAGAAAACGATCGGGATTCACAGAGAGAGGAACCTCCCCAGATATTCGAGCAGGACATTCACATCGTGGTACAAACATCACAAAAAGTCTGAACCCGTTCGATCCGACCCGCCTAAGGTGGTATTGTTCCACACTTGCTCGGTGAACTACAACGACACAGACACGGGAAAAGCCGCAATTCAGGTTCTCGAGAAGAACGGTATTCGCGTTGAAGTACCGCAACAAAAATGCTGCGGCATGCCGTTCCTGGATGGCGGCGATATAGATGGCGCAAAAAAACATGCCGAGTATAATGTTAAGCGCCTCATCGATTACGTCAGGAACGGATATGACGTCGTCACTCCGGGACCGAGTTGCACTTACCTGATCAAGCAGGAATACCCGATGCTCCTCGAAAGCTCCGACGCAAAATTACTCGCCTCTCGCACCTTCGACATTATGGAGTATCTTGCGCGGCTGAACAAGGAAGGCAAACTTTCGACCGACTTCAAGACCCCCCAGGGTGAAGTGACATATCATCTTCCCTGCCACCTGAAAGTGCAGAATATCGGATTCAAATCGAGAGATGTCCTCGAGCTGATTCCCGACACGAAAGTGGAAGTGGTCGCGAAATGCTCAGGCCACGATGGCACGTGGAGCCTGAAGAAGGAATATTTCCCGCTTTCACTTGAGGTAGGCAAGCCGCTTTTCGAAAGGTTCACGAACGGCTCACTCGCAGCGAGCGATTGTCCCCTTGCCCAGCTCCAAATTGAGAAGGGATCAGGCAAAAAGCCGCGTCACCCTGTACAGATATTGAGGGACGCGTACGGTCTTGAGCGGGATCCTAAAGCATGA
- a CDS encoding DUF3501 family protein → MKKIEFDEIKNIIEYEKLRLPFRRKIIAMKNKRRLKVGELITLTFENRSTVVFQIEEMMRVERIVDDRKIRDEIETYNELIPRENELSATLFVEVDEQDKIRPVLDSLVGLNTNSVFLRIGDKSIPAVFEEGYATDDRISAVQYVRFKFSAEDVAAFLTPRIPSEIVIEHKNYRARSVMAGEMREELIDDFNSGAMANVWT, encoded by the coding sequence GTGAAAAAGATCGAATTTGATGAAATAAAAAACATTATTGAATACGAGAAATTGAGACTCCCTTTCAGGAGGAAGATCATCGCGATGAAGAATAAACGAAGACTGAAAGTCGGTGAACTCATAACTCTCACTTTCGAGAACCGGTCTACAGTCGTTTTTCAAATCGAAGAGATGATGCGCGTGGAAAGGATCGTCGACGATCGAAAAATCCGGGACGAGATCGAGACTTACAACGAGCTGATCCCGCGCGAGAACGAATTGAGCGCGACTCTATTCGTTGAGGTCGACGAGCAGGACAAGATAAGACCCGTTCTCGACTCACTTGTCGGGCTGAACACGAATTCCGTATTTCTCAGAATCGGGGACAAGTCGATTCCAGCCGTATTCGAGGAAGGATATGCAACAGATGATAGGATCAGCGCTGTCCAGTATGTAAGATTCAAATTTTCCGCGGAGGATGTCGCGGCATTTCTAACACCGCGAATCCCTTCAGAGATCGTCATCGAACACAAAAACTACAGAGCGCGCAGCGTAATGGCGGGCGAAATGCGCGAAGAACTAATTGATGACTTCAATAGCGGAGCGATGGCAAATGTCTGGACTTAA
- a CDS encoding transcriptional repressor codes for MVSDNHTRKRSKQREKVLSIVKATKSHPTADWVFHEVRREIPHISLATVYRNLNLLVESREINEVVCDGQLRFDANKEEHFHFICRECKGIFDIDEARVESPDFKLPRGYVVEDVRMDFFGKCPSCQPKR; via the coding sequence ATGGTGAGTGATAATCATACGAGGAAACGAAGCAAGCAGCGTGAGAAGGTACTCAGTATCGTAAAGGCGACGAAATCTCATCCGACCGCAGACTGGGTGTTCCATGAGGTCCGAAGAGAAATTCCGCATATCAGCCTGGCTACCGTTTACAGGAACCTTAATCTCCTCGTGGAGTCGCGCGAGATAAATGAAGTGGTTTGCGACGGACAACTTCGATTCGATGCGAACAAGGAAGAACATTTCCATTTCATTTGCCGTGAGTGCAAAGGAATTTTCGATATAGATGAAGCGAGAGTGGAGTCCCCGGATTTCAAGCTTCCCCGCGGCTACGTGGTCGAGGACGTAAGGATGGATTTTTTTGGCAAATGTCCGTCCTGCCAGCCTAAACGCTGA
- a CDS encoding glycosyltransferase, with translation MFNFVTTLLGGFFVLSVIFIWFMIAYQLVLTIAGFFHNWNSTKEKRAIDAQTHFENPRVCVLIPAHNEEKVIRRTLEAMLKFDYPSEKLEIVVINDGSSDETGSIVKEIASRDSRVRCYDVPKGEGGRGKSRALNLGLSRTDAEVIAVYDADNQPLPDALKYLVTELLLHPDLGAVLGNFRTINKDKTWLTRFISIETLSFQAILQAGRWALFKVSTLPGTNFVIWKHLLDDLKGWDEDAITEDSELSIRVYMKGFRIKYIPFAVTLEQEPETLSVWAKQRTRWVRGNNYVVGKFFKEITQFENKFLGFEILYLLSLYYVFLFAIGVSDLIFIFSVSHIIAVPLPGPYTTVWILAVVLFIFEIFLVLSYEGQDTFKNLVLVLLMYFTYCQFWIYVVARGIYLDYIKREKRTWSKTVRFELEDKPPD, from the coding sequence GTGTTTAATTTTGTTACCACACTTCTCGGCGGTTTTTTTGTCTTATCTGTAATTTTCATCTGGTTCATGATCGCGTACCAGCTCGTCCTCACAATTGCCGGATTCTTTCACAATTGGAATTCGACGAAAGAGAAAAGGGCGATCGACGCCCAGACCCATTTCGAGAATCCGCGGGTGTGCGTGCTCATCCCGGCGCATAACGAGGAGAAGGTCATCCGCAGAACTCTCGAAGCGATGCTCAAGTTCGACTATCCTTCAGAGAAGCTTGAGATCGTGGTGATAAACGATGGGTCTTCGGACGAAACAGGAAGCATTGTTAAGGAAATTGCGAGCCGCGACAGTCGCGTTCGCTGTTATGACGTGCCGAAGGGAGAGGGAGGGAGAGGGAAGTCGCGCGCTCTCAATCTCGGACTTAGCAGGACCGATGCGGAAGTAATTGCGGTGTACGATGCCGACAATCAGCCGCTTCCGGATGCCCTGAAATACCTCGTGACGGAGCTTCTCCTGCATCCGGATCTTGGTGCAGTGCTGGGCAATTTCAGGACGATAAATAAAGACAAGACGTGGCTCACGCGATTCATAAGCATCGAGACTCTCAGTTTCCAGGCGATACTTCAGGCCGGAAGATGGGCACTCTTTAAAGTGTCCACGTTGCCCGGAACAAACTTCGTGATTTGGAAACACCTGCTCGACGACCTGAAAGGTTGGGACGAAGACGCCATAACGGAAGATTCGGAGCTCAGCATCAGGGTCTACATGAAAGGCTTCAGGATTAAGTACATACCTTTTGCAGTTACTCTGGAACAGGAACCGGAGACCTTATCTGTTTGGGCAAAACAAAGGACGAGATGGGTGAGGGGCAACAACTATGTCGTCGGCAAGTTCTTTAAAGAGATTACGCAGTTCGAGAACAAATTTCTCGGATTTGAGATTCTTTACCTCTTGTCGCTGTATTATGTTTTTCTGTTCGCGATCGGCGTGAGCGATCTGATATTCATATTCAGCGTATCACATATAATCGCCGTACCTCTCCCGGGCCCATATACTACCGTCTGGATACTTGCGGTTGTCCTGTTCATATTCGAAATCTTCCTCGTCCTGTCGTACGAAGGACAGGACACATTCAAGAATCTCGTTCTCGTTCTCCTGATGTATTTTACATATTGTCAGTTCTGGATCTATGTTGTGGCGCGCGGAATTTATCTTGATTATATCAAGAGGGAGAAACGGACTTGGTCGAAAACGGTTCGATTCGAGCTGGAAGATAAACCCCCGGATTGA
- a CDS encoding polysaccharide deacetylase family protein has translation MIKRVLLLIMLLTATEAIASSRVLIVYEGKESPGNPAMGDGLQLYQLLGHFDLQKTIVAADDYKSGECGKFDYVFFTGYTNDCQPPDKFLDDAFNYKGTLIWLNTGIVAFNAKHNLLAKYGFVPERLDSTTGYNAVIALDRNFRFTKGDQYLNILSIGNRRQVEVLANAVAPAHVVSPYAIHTGNLYYFGDSPFSYMGTTDRYLFFSEILHDILGQEHSEFHAALIRIEDVHPLEDPDNIRKITDMLYNEGVPFLIAVVPYYIDPSDNERVSLSDEPDMVDALRYAEAHGATIVMHGDTHQYHGVTASDFEFWDEANSRPIKDDNPGYVQQKLEMGVEELMRNGVYPLAWETPHYGASEIDYAAIAKVFSTAVEQRIVMNNLDYSQFFPYVIKQDMYGEKIVPENVGYVPLGTPKEEEQAVRDIIEGAKSALYVRDGYATAFFHPFLPLNLLQEIVEGIRDLGYTYIDLRDGNNLVKLPDRAIVSGKASFKISIEDQFLKEVSLNERGERVSREISPNRITGDITRNIDLKPGWIYAAEPTEVRERELTFIDNVTGAMKNFWDGLFPQKKTIIPAVAAVVWDSSATGGAKLDEASFVTTLQSVGIPTDTLSVSDLSMIGDYNVVIMPYPSAEKLPDSLFEVIDKYVSNGGNLVTDSKNPVALDLGIQFSKNGMRLEKVRDALFPEELLSWGTFESAYRIDVQENDEVVCINDVNDAPVAVARKYGNGKFISISSRFDPISGEGYARFPYLVEWLKSYFSLYPTLRRDYVEMYFDPGLRRTESVESLVKQWAIKGIRVIHVAGWHEYPKFSYDYDRLIRLCHAYGINVDVWIEPPQISKKFYDDHPQWHEKNYKGEDVQWDWRYPVALADTVCMDSATTWTYKFLTSHDWDGANIAEINFGGEGAPADPQLLTPFDASARNMFKKKYGFDPVQLFQPSSIHYYKTSPEDWKSFMDFRASLITEFTSHFLTIASDAFKNKPGTEIILTVHDEKTFPDLRSSIGVDVDQILQLRKNFNFSLQVEDPQSNWNTDPHRYIGIGNTYRKLLGPDSSDLLIDLNILSFRAANYTGNFPTQTPTGTEAYLLLRSAAEAAPRMTVYSEATVYPQDLADIPYSIAPQAQMELIDGGYRIVAPYSTSIRLSEEVKEVSVDGNTVYPYQPGYFVMPAGDHVVKVMPADVNPFQSEMMQSHVEAASCNILSERTFQRGVEFTYDSPIRCAVSFGKIPFAVFLDDHEIPFSVSREEQHYGIILPPGQHKALVILESTVSYGIDLTSLWSSAVISIFGSIAGGILIILYFVFKVRRRRALARV, from the coding sequence ATGATTAAAAGAGTGTTGTTGTTGATCATGCTTCTGACGGCGACCGAAGCAATAGCTTCCTCGCGAGTCCTAATTGTCTATGAGGGGAAAGAAAGTCCCGGCAATCCGGCTATGGGAGACGGGCTCCAACTGTACCAGCTCCTTGGCCATTTCGATCTTCAGAAGACCATCGTTGCCGCCGACGACTATAAGTCCGGTGAATGCGGCAAATTTGATTACGTGTTCTTTACCGGCTACACGAACGACTGTCAACCGCCGGACAAATTTCTGGATGACGCATTCAATTATAAAGGGACACTGATTTGGTTGAACACCGGGATAGTGGCATTCAACGCAAAACATAATTTACTCGCGAAGTACGGATTCGTTCCTGAGAGACTCGACTCGACCACGGGATATAACGCGGTAATTGCTCTCGACCGGAATTTCCGGTTTACAAAGGGCGACCAATATTTGAATATTTTGTCGATCGGGAACAGGCGCCAGGTTGAAGTCCTTGCCAATGCCGTCGCACCAGCGCATGTAGTTTCTCCTTATGCGATCCACACGGGCAATCTCTATTATTTCGGGGATTCTCCTTTTTCATACATGGGTACGACTGACCGTTACCTTTTCTTTTCCGAAATACTTCACGACATACTCGGACAGGAACATTCTGAATTTCACGCGGCATTAATAAGGATCGAAGATGTGCACCCGCTGGAGGACCCGGACAACATCCGGAAGATCACGGACATGTTGTACAACGAAGGAGTCCCGTTCCTGATCGCTGTCGTTCCATACTATATCGATCCGTCGGACAATGAAAGAGTTTCTTTATCCGACGAGCCAGACATGGTCGACGCGCTGCGGTACGCGGAGGCCCACGGCGCGACAATCGTGATGCATGGCGATACCCATCAATATCACGGTGTGACAGCAAGCGATTTCGAATTCTGGGACGAAGCGAACAGCAGACCCATCAAGGACGATAACCCGGGATACGTGCAGCAGAAGCTCGAGATGGGCGTGGAGGAACTGATGCGAAATGGTGTTTACCCTCTTGCCTGGGAGACACCTCATTACGGAGCGTCTGAGATCGATTACGCTGCCATTGCAAAAGTTTTCTCGACTGCAGTTGAACAGCGGATCGTGATGAACAACCTCGACTACAGCCAGTTCTTCCCATATGTCATAAAGCAGGATATGTACGGCGAGAAGATTGTGCCGGAGAACGTAGGATATGTTCCTCTCGGGACCCCCAAGGAGGAAGAGCAAGCGGTCCGCGATATTATAGAGGGCGCTAAGTCCGCGCTTTACGTCAGGGACGGATATGCCACTGCATTCTTTCATCCATTTCTTCCGCTCAATCTTCTTCAAGAAATTGTTGAAGGAATCCGGGATCTTGGTTACACTTACATAGATTTAAGAGATGGAAACAATCTTGTAAAATTGCCTGATCGCGCGATCGTATCCGGCAAAGCTTCGTTCAAAATTTCAATCGAAGATCAATTTTTGAAAGAAGTGTCATTGAATGAACGCGGGGAGCGCGTCAGCAGAGAAATATCTCCGAACCGGATCACCGGTGACATTACAAGAAATATCGATCTCAAGCCGGGATGGATATACGCGGCGGAACCCACGGAGGTTCGTGAAAGAGAACTGACGTTCATCGATAACGTTACTGGAGCGATGAAGAATTTCTGGGACGGGTTATTTCCTCAAAAGAAAACGATAATTCCGGCGGTTGCAGCCGTTGTGTGGGACTCATCCGCGACCGGCGGGGCAAAGCTTGACGAGGCGAGTTTTGTCACAACATTACAAAGTGTCGGAATACCTACCGATACTCTCTCTGTGAGTGACCTATCCATGATAGGAGATTACAACGTTGTCATTATGCCTTATCCCTCCGCGGAAAAACTGCCGGATTCACTCTTCGAAGTGATCGACAAGTACGTCTCAAACGGCGGAAATCTCGTCACCGATTCAAAGAATCCCGTCGCCCTCGACCTTGGGATACAATTCAGCAAAAATGGGATGCGACTCGAGAAGGTCAGGGACGCCCTATTTCCTGAGGAACTGCTTAGTTGGGGAACGTTCGAGTCAGCATATAGAATCGATGTCCAGGAGAACGACGAGGTCGTGTGCATAAACGACGTAAACGATGCTCCGGTCGCGGTGGCAAGAAAGTATGGAAACGGTAAATTCATTTCAATAAGTTCTCGATTCGACCCGATTTCAGGAGAGGGTTACGCCAGATTTCCCTACCTCGTGGAGTGGCTCAAGAGCTATTTTAGCCTCTATCCAACATTGAGACGCGATTACGTTGAGATGTACTTTGATCCCGGCCTCCGACGAACGGAAAGTGTAGAGTCTCTTGTAAAACAATGGGCCATAAAGGGAATTCGAGTTATCCATGTCGCGGGATGGCACGAATATCCGAAATTCAGTTATGACTATGACAGGCTTATCCGACTCTGCCACGCTTACGGAATCAATGTAGATGTGTGGATTGAGCCGCCCCAGATAAGCAAGAAATTTTATGACGACCATCCACAATGGCACGAGAAAAATTACAAGGGTGAGGACGTTCAATGGGACTGGCGATACCCAGTAGCGCTTGCAGATACCGTTTGTATGGATTCTGCCACGACCTGGACTTATAAATTTCTCACTTCTCATGACTGGGACGGCGCAAACATCGCGGAAATAAATTTTGGCGGCGAAGGCGCACCAGCGGATCCGCAGCTCCTCACTCCTTTCGACGCGAGCGCGAGGAACATGTTCAAAAAGAAATATGGTTTCGATCCGGTACAGCTGTTCCAGCCGTCATCGATTCATTACTACAAGACTTCACCTGAGGACTGGAAAAGTTTCATGGATTTCCGCGCTTCGCTGATTACTGAATTCACTTCCCATTTTCTCACCATTGCATCCGACGCTTTCAAAAACAAGCCGGGCACGGAAATCATACTGACGGTGCACGATGAAAAAACATTTCCAGACCTGCGGTCCAGCATCGGAGTCGATGTCGACCAGATCCTGCAGCTGAGGAAAAACTTCAATTTCAGCCTGCAGGTTGAGGACCCGCAGTCGAACTGGAACACTGATCCCCACAGGTATATCGGGATAGGGAACACATACAGGAAGTTGCTGGGACCGGATTCATCTGACCTCCTGATCGATCTGAACATTCTCTCGTTCCGTGCCGCGAATTATACGGGAAATTTTCCGACCCAGACACCTACCGGTACGGAGGCATATCTTCTGCTCAGGTCTGCCGCCGAGGCCGCCCCCAGGATGACCGTTTACTCCGAGGCTACAGTTTATCCTCAGGACCTCGCAGATATCCCTTACTCAATCGCACCGCAGGCACAGATGGAACTCATAGACGGCGGTTACAGGATTGTCGCTCCATACTCCACTTCAATACGATTGAGTGAGGAAGTGAAGGAGGTCTCAGTCGACGGGAACACAGTGTATCCTTACCAGCCCGGCTACTTTGTGATGCCGGCCGGTGACCACGTCGTGAAAGTAATGCCGGCAGACGTCAATCCGTTTCAAAGCGAGATGATGCAATCGCATGTCGAGGCGGCGTCGTGCAACATTCTCAGCGAGCGCACATTCCAGCGCGGCGTGGAGTTCACATACGATTCCCCGATCAGATGTGCCGTATCGTTCGGCAAAATCCCATTCGCAGTTTTTCTCGACGATCACGAGATCCCATTTTCCGTTTCGCGCGAGGAACAACATTACGGCATCATTCTTCCTCCGGGTCAGCACAAAGCTCTGGTCATACTTGAAAGTACCGTATCTTACGGAATTGACCTGACGAGCCTCTGGTCTTCGGCGGTAATTTCAATATTCGGATCCATTGCCGGCGGTATTCTCATAATCCTGTACTTTGTGTTCAAGGTCAGAAGGAGGAGAGCACTGGCGCGTGTTTAA